TCGGTCTTCGAGTTCCAGACCACGCGGCCCCGGTAGAGCTCCGGCGTCAGCTTCGTCAGTTGGCCCGTGGTGGTGGCGGGCTCCCAGTAGTTGCCGCCGTCCTGGGAGTACTCGGCCACCATGGAGAGCGTGTCGCCCTCCACGTCGGTCAGGGTGTAATCGAAGGCTATGTCGTCGGTCTGCTCGCCCTCGAGCACCGTGGCGATGGTGAGCGCGGGCTCGAAGCTGTTGTCCACCTGGAAGGCGCCGATGGAGCCGGTCGTGCCCTCGTCGTTGTCGAAGGGCCGGATGCGGAAGTGGATGTCGGTCTGGTCGGTGCCGCCCGTGTCGGAAGCCGAGTTCCACACGATGGTGCCCGCGTAGGCGGAGGATGAGATGCCCGTGGTCTGCCCGGTCACCGTCGCCGGCTTGTAGGTCGCACCAGCGTCGTCGGAGTACTCGCAGACGATGGACAGAGGGTCCCCCTCGCGGTCGGCGAGTTTGTAGCTGACGGGTATGTCGGAGGTCACCTCTTGGGTGATGGCGGTGAGCATGACCGACGGCGGCTCGGAGTTGTCCACCCAGAACGCGCCGGTCTGGGCGGTGTCGCCGATGTCGTTGTCGCTGACGGTGAGCCGGAAGACGATGTTCTTCTGGTCGCGGCCGTCGAAGTCTTTGATGGAGTTCCAGGTTATCTCGCCGCGGTACGCGTCGGGTCCTATCCCGGTGGTCTGACCGGTCACCGCGGCCGGCTTGAAGGTGACGCCGCCGTCGTCGGACCACTCGGCGTTAATCGCCAGCGTGTCGTGCTCGCGGTCGTCCAGGGAGTAGCTTATCGGGATGTCTCCTGTGGACTCCTCGATGATATTGTCCACCACGAGGCTCGCCGGGGCGTCGTTGTCCAGGCGGAAGGCCAGGGTGGTGGAGGGCGATTCGCTGACGTCGTTGTCCTGGGCGGTCAGGCGGAGCATCGTACCCGGGGAATCCACCTGGTCGGCGTCCGTGACCGAGAGCCAGGTGACGGTCAGGCTCGGCAGCGCCGAGTCGTAGCCGCGGACGAGGGACCTGTCCAGCGGCTCGATGGACTCCTTCGTCGTGGCCGGTTTCCAGGTGGAGCCGCCGTCCAGGGAATATTCGAGGACGATGTCGCAGATGTCGTCCTCGATGTCGTCTATGGAGAAGGTCAGCAGAACGTCTCCCGTCACCTCCTGGGTGATGTCCACCACCCGGGCCGACGGCGGGGCGTTGTTGTCCACCTGGAACGGGACGGTGTCGTCCTCCTCACCCTCGTCCAGATCGCTGGCGATGATGCGGAACTGGATGGCCGACTCGTCCAGCGCGGGCAGGTCCTTGTCGGAACGCCAGACCAGGACGCCCTTGGAGCCGTCCGGGGAAGAGGGGACGCCGGCGAGCTTGCCCTCCACCGTGGCCTCGTTCCAGGTCTGGCCGAAATCTTTGGAGAAATAACACACCAGGCTGCAGGAGTCGCCCTCCTCGTCCATAACCTCGAAGCTGATGTCCACGCCGCCGTACTGTTCGCCGGTGAGGTTCTCCACGTACATTGACGGCGGTTGGTTGTTGTCCAGGACGAAGGGGCCCAGGACTGTCCGCTCGCCGGAATCGCGGTCCGAGGGTGTAACGGAGAAGATGCACTTGTCCACGTTCAGGTTGGGCAGGTCGGCCATGGAATCCCACCACAGCTGGTCGGTGTAGTGGGCCTTGTCTATGTAGTCGGTGTTGCCCTCGATCCAGGCCTCGTGCCAGGTGGCGCCGCCGTCAATGGAGTACTCGGCCACGAAGGAAAGCTCGTCCGCCTCGTCGTCCTCCAGCCTGTAGTCTATGAATACGTCCTCGGTCTGCTCGCCTTCCAGAGGCTCGAAAACCACCCGGGGCGGGTTGTTGTTGTCCAGGTGGATGATGGAGGACTCGATGGCGCGCCCCAGACCCGTCTGATCCTTGGGCATGAGCTTGATCTTGATATCGGTGTCCTCTACATGGTCCAGGTCTTCACGGCTGTGCCAGGTGAGGGTACCGTTGTACTGGCTCTTGGACAATCCCTCCACCTGACCCGTGGTCGAGGCGTAGTGCCAGTAGAACCCCGAGTCGTCGGTGAACAGCACCTCGAGGTCCACCAGGTCGCTCTGGCGGTCCTCGATGTGGTAGTGAACCACGATGTCGCCGGTCTGTTCGCCCTCGATGGGGTCTATGGTGACATCGGGCACCTCGCCGTGACCGAAGAGGGTGACGTGGGAGGGGTTGTTCAGGAACATGGGCCAGGGCTGGTTCGCCACCCTGTACGACCCGCTCCCCATCTCGAGGCACTCGATCTTCCCGGCGAAGTTCGTGCCGTAGACTATCTCGGTGGCGCCGTTGCCGTCCAGGTCGCCTATGGCGGGGGTGCTCCGTATGGGGAAGCCCTGCATCCCGGTCCAGGGGAAGCCGGAAACCTCGATGCCGGTGGTCTCCCAGGCGTAGATGACGCCGTCCTCGGCGCCGACGACGATGTCTATGTAGCCGTTGCCGTCTATGTCGCCGATGCTGGTCGAGCCCTTTATCGGGGAGGGAGAGCCGCCGTCCACCGTGGTAGCCTCGAGAGGGAAGCCGGGCACCAGGCGCCCGTCGTCCTTGAAGGCGTACACCCGTCCGTCGCCCGAGGCGATGACCACCTCCACGCTGCCGTCGCCGTCCACGTCGGCGAAGGCGGGTGACGATTGGAAGATGCGGTACTCGGTGGTCACCGGCCAGCCCGACATGAGCGTCCCGTCGGGCCTCCAGGCGTAAACCTTGAAGTCGTAACTGCCGACGACGATTTCCAGGTATCCGTCGGAGTCCAAGTCGCCCAGGGCCGGCGAGCTCTTCACGGAGAAATCGGTGTGCTGGGGCCAGCCCTCAAGGACGGTTCCGTCGTGGTTGAGGGCGTGGACCAGGCCGTTGTCGTCGCCGATAAGAATCTCCAGCCTGCCGTCGTCGTCAATGTCGCCCACGGTGGGGGAGCTCTCGCTGGGGGCGCCCAGGTTGTAGGGGAAACCGGGAAGAGCGTAGCCGCGGTAGTCCCAGCCGTAGAGGTAGCCGTCCTGGCTGGCGATGAGGACATCCGCGTAGCCGTTGTCGTCCAGGTCCGCGATGACCGCGGAGCCGCGGACGGAACCCCCGGTGGTCTTGGGCCACCCCGGAACGCTGGTCCCCGAGTTTTCGACGGCGTACACCTTGCCGTCCTCGGAGCCGAAGACTATCTCGGGTCGGCTGTCCCCGTCTATGTCTCCCGCCGCCGGCGAACTGAAGACGGGTCCGCCGGTCTGGACGAACCAGGAGATGAGGAAGGAGCCGCCGCTCGAGCGGTAGGCATAAACACGGCCGCCACCGGAACCGATGACGACCTCGGGGCGCCCGTCGTTGTCAAGATCCACGAGGCAGGGGCTGGACTCGACGACCCGATTGGCCTCAATGTCGGCGTCGGCCCGCGCCACCCACTTCGAGGATACGCCCAGGGCCGACGTCGTCAGGAGGAAGGTCAGGATGACAACCGCGGAGATACGGAGCGACGACCTGTTGGTAAAGTTCATAGATTGCCCGGTCGTTGAGAGAATCGAACCCCTACCGCACCCCCCTCCCCGAAGCCGGATCGGTCGTGGGAGGCCCTGGGCGGAAATGACCTTGAAAATCCCCCGGGGACCGGAAACGCAACTTGGGGATATACTTGGGGTTAAGCTAACACACCGCCCGGTTTAAAGTCAACCGATGAAGCCCTTGCACCCGACCCGGCAAAGGGAACCGTGGGACTCGTGATACCGTACACCTTGTTCTACCCGCGTGGAGCGTGGTACACTTTTTTACCGGGGGCACGACTCCGTTTTCTCGGGCAACCAAAATCACGGAGCGGGGGGTACTTCTCACCGTCCACGGGGTGTTTTTACCCAATAAATTTAACCGGGACCGGCCCCGACAGGTAAAAAAACACGGACCGGTTCCTAAAAAATCAAGGCTAGGCGCCAACCCATGGGGCTTCTAAAAAAGGTCTTCGGCACGAAGTTCAGCCGCGACGTCAAACGCGTACTGCCCCTCGTGGACCGGATAAATGCCCACTTTGACGAACTCGTCAACCTGCAGGACAGCAATTTCCGCGCCTGCTTCGAGGAGGCCGACCCCGACGCCGAGCTGGTCGGGATAGCCCAAAACTTCACCGACCCCGAGCTGCGCCGCTGGATCGCCGCCCTCACCCGCTGGACCAGGGGATTGCAGCGACGGTTGCGGGAGGGGTGGAACGAGGCGAAGGAGAAGGGCACCCCGGAGAAGGAATACTGGGACGAGGCGCTGGACGACGACACCCTCGTCGAGGCCTACGCGGGCGTCAAGACGGCCTGCCACGTGCTGAAAAAATTCGGCGCGAGCTGGGACGTTGTGGGGCACGACACGGTATGGGACATGGTGCACTTCGATGTGCAGCTCATCGGCGCCATTTTCATGCACCGCAACGCCATCACCGAGATGGCCACCGGCGAGGGCAAGACCCTGGTGGCCACCATGCCCCTCTACCTGAACGCCCTCCCCGGCCGCGGGGCCCACCTGGTGACCGTCAACGACTACCTGGCGAAACGAGACGCGGCCTGGATGGGCGGCGTTTACAACACCCTCGGGCTCACCGTGGGCTGCATCCAGCACGACATGGAGCCGCAGGAACGCCGGGTGGCCTACGCCTGCGACATCACCTACGGCACCAACAACGAGTTCGGCTTCGACTACCTGCGCGACAACGGCACCGCCACTACCCCCGAGCAGCTCGTCCAGCGCGGCCACTACTTCGCCATCGTGGACGAGGTGGACTCGGTGCTAATAGATGAGGCGCGCACGCCCCTCATCATCTCCGGACCCGCCCCCGAGTCCACCCACCGCTTCGACAAGCTCAACCCCCTCGTCCGCGAGCTCTTCCGCAAGCAGCACACCCAGGTGACCAAGCTCCTGACCGAGGCCGACCAGTTGATGAAGGACGAGACCTCCGAATCCGACCGGCTTAGCGCCGAAAAGCTGCTGCTGGTCCGGCTGGGCTCCCCGAAGAACCGGCGCCTGTTGAAGATACTGGAGGACCCGACGATCCAGCGCCAGATCCAGGGGGTGGAGAACGAACTGATGGTCTCCAAGGGCCTCTCGGATTTCAAGGAGGAGCTCTTCTACTCCATCGAGGAGAAATCCTTCGCCACCGACCTCACCGAGAAGGGGCGTCAGGCCCTTTCCCCGGGCACCCCCGAACGCTTCACCATGCCCGACATAGACGCCCTCATGGAGGAGGTGGACGCCCTGGAGATGGACCCCGTGCAGAAGGAGGAGCACCGCAAAACGGTCATAGACGATGCCGCCCTGCGCACGGAGGAAATCCAGAACATCATCCAGCTCTGCAAGGCTTACACGCTCTACGAGCGCGACGTGGACTACGTCGTCAAGGACAACCGGGTGCTCATCGTGGACCAGTTCACCGGGCGGCTGATGCCGGGCCGGCGCTACTCCGAGGGGCTCCACCAGGCCCTGGAGGCCAAGGAGGGGGTGCAGATAGAGCGGGAGACCATAACCCTCGCCACCATCACCCTGCAGAACTACTTCCGGCTCTACGAAAAGCTCGCCGGGATGACCGGCACCGCCGAGACCGAGGCCCAGGAGTTCGGCGACATCTACAAGCTCGAGGTCAACGTCATCCCCACCAACGAGCCGGTCCGCCGGGTGGATTACGACGACCTCATCTACAAGAGCCGGCGGGAGAAGTACGCGGCGGTCATCGAGGAAATCGAAAAGATACGCGCGGCCGGCCGGCCGGTCCTGGTGGGCACCGTCTCGGTGGACGTCTCGGAGACCCTCTCCCGGCTGCTGAAACGGCAGAACATCCCCCACAGCGTCCTCAACGCCAAGCAACACCAGAGCGAGGCGGAGATTGTGCGCGAGGCGGGCCAGGCGGGTCGGGTGACCATCGCCACCAACATGGCGGGCCGCGGCACCGACATCAAGCTCGGGTCCGGCGTCGTCTGGTGCCTCTACCCCGAGGACCACCCCCTGGCCGGGAAGGGGCTCTGTTGCATAAGGTGCCGCCGCGAGACGGCCGATGGCGAGATTCACGCCTACGAATGCTCCACCTGCCCGAAAATTCTGGCCCAATGCGAAAGTGCAACGCAGAAGGCCCCTCCGGCCGCCTACAAGATGCCCTGCGGCCTGGTGGTGGACCCGGGGAATCCGCCGTCGGACGACTCCGCCCTGCGCAACTTCTCCAAGAACACCGAGCTCGTACCCTGCGGCCTGCACATCATCGGTACGGAACGCCACGACGCCCGCCGCATTGACCGGCAGCTCCGCGGCCGCTCCGGGCGCCAGGGCGATTCCGGCTCCTCCAGGTTCTACCTCTCCGTGGAGGACAACCTGATGCGCCTCTTCGGCTCGGAGCGCATCGCCACGGCCATGGAGCGCGCCGGGGTCGAGGAGGGTGAGCCCATCTTCCACCCGCTCATCACCAAGACCATCGGCACGGCCCAGAAGCGCGTCGAGGATTACCACTACGGCGTCCGCAAGCGCACCCTGGAGTACGACGACGTGGTCAACAAGCAGCGCGAGGTCATCTATGAGCTCCGGCGCCGCATCCTCGAGGGGCGCGAGCTCAAGGACCACATCCTCGGCCTGATGGAGGAGGCCGTCGAGGTCAAGCTGGACGAAATCGCCTCCGACGACCTCCCCGCCGACGACTGGGACCTGGACGGCCTGCGCGGCTGGTACATGACCACCTTCCCCGCCCTGTTGAAGCCCGAGGAGCTGGAGTCCACGGCCCGGGATAAAGGGCGAGAGGGGCTTTACGAGACCCTGCGCTTCGGAATCGAGAAGGCCTACGAGATGCGCGAGTCCGAGTACGAGCCGGACCAGATGCACCTGTTGGAACGCTTCGTGCTCCTGTCCCACCTGGACACCGCCTGGAAGGAGCACCTGAACTACCTGGACGCCCTGCGGGAGGGCATCGGCCTGCGCTCCTACGGTCAGCGCGACCCCCTCGTCGAGTACAAGAAGGAGGCCTTCGAGGCTTTCAGCGAGATGATGGACACGGTCAACGACGAGGTGGTCAACCGCTTCTTCCGTTACCGCCTCACCTCGCAGACCGCTGAGCGGGCCCGCCGGCGGCAGGAATCTTTCGCCAACACGCCGGAGCCGGGCGCCGGGCAGCAGCCCTCCTCGGGGAAGACATCGCGGAAGAGCAAGCTCGACGAGGAGGGGAAAAAGCTGGGCCGTAACGACCCCTGCCCCTGCGGCTCGGGGAAGAAGTACAAGAAGTGCTGCTGGGACAAGGACCACGGGCATTAAACGAGTGGGAACCCCGTTGAACGACGAGCCCGTCTTCCAGTTGGTGGATTTCGTCGCCAGCCCCACCCAGGAGCCGATCAACCTGAGCCTGTCGGCCGGCGGCCTCGCCACACTCACCCTGCTCCGGGGCGAGCGCCGGTCCCTCGTCCGGGCCGTCCTGACCGCCCGGCGCCACCGGGGGCGGATGCTCCTGCCCCCCGACGGTTGGGTGCCGGGCTCCGCGCCTCCCGTCACCCTCGTCGTCCGGAACACGCCGCCGCGGAACCGCGTCGCCGTCTGGCTCGGCGAACCGCCCTTCCCCTCCCTCACCCCCGCCGAGGCCCTGCTCCTGGCCGCACGCACGGGCGGGTCGAGACTCTACGATCCCCAACGGCTGCTCGCTCCGCTGGGCCTGTCGGAAGGCGACGGACCGTCTGGAAAGTTGAGCGGGCCGGACCGGGCCAAGCTGGGCCTGGCGACGGCCCTCGCCACCGAGCCGGTGGTGATTATCGCGGATAACCCCCTCGCCGGCCTGGACGCCGGTATGCGGGAGAAAATTTTCGACTCCCTTCGCGCGCTTCTCGGGCCGTCCTCGTGCCTGTACCTGGACGGCGACCGATGATCGGTGTCTGGTTCACCTACGGCGTCGTGGACGCCCTCCGGCGGCGGCGGCTCCTTCTGGCGTACCTGGTCGGGCTCGGCGCGCTCATCGTTTCCGGCCTGGCCCTGACGGGGCGCCTCATCGAGGCCCCCCTGGGCCAGCAGCTCGTCCTCCTCACCCGCAACCTCCAGTCGCTGGCCTACTTCCCCCTGAGCCTCGTCCTGGGGTTCTTCTTCGGCATGGACGCCGCCGGCGAGGCCACCGGAACGCCGTGGCTCTTCTTCGGCGCCACCCGGGCCTCGGGCCGCTTCACGTACCTCTTCGGGCGCCTCCTGGCCGCGCTGGTCCTGGCCCTCACCGCGCTCCTCTTCCTTTCACTGACGGCGGGGATCGTGCTCTGGGCCGCGACGGGCAGCTTTTACGCTTTAATCCTGGACGCGGTGCTCCTCCTTTTCCCCGGTCTTTTATTCATGACGTCGCTGGGCTACTTCCTCCGGCTGCACCTGTCGGTTCCAACCGCGACCGGCGTAGGGCTCGTCGTGGTCGGGGTCTCCTTCGGGCTCCCCCTTTTGTGGGATCCGCTCTACTACGCGCTGCCGGCGCTCTTGCCCCTTTTCGCCGACCACACCGCGATGGCCGATTTCCACGCCGTCACCCGCTACCCCTTCGAGCTGGTCCAGCTCGCCGGCTGGAGCGCGGCCCTCGTCCTGTTCGCCCACTTCCGCCTGGGGCGGCTCTGGTTCGACGACCCCTTCGGGGGGTAAGCCCTTGCCCCCGGTCCCCGCATCGGGTAGACTTACCACGCCATGAGTGAGCCCCTGGACAAGTTCGACGAGGTCTTCGGCGACCTCGACCATAGTTACTCGCACCGGGCCTACCGCTTCGTCCTGGCCGCGGTGGGTCACCTCGTCGGCCGGCTTTCCGAGCCGCGGCACATCACGGGGCAGGAGCTCCTCGTCGGGCTGGTTGACCTGGGCCGCAACCACTTCGGGCCGCTCGCCGGCGAGGTTTTTGCCGAGTGGGGGGTCAAGAAGCCGCTGGATTTCGGCAAGATTGTCTTCGAGCTCGTCCGGGTGGGCCTCTTGGGCAAGACCGCCGAGGACGACCTGCACGATTTCGAGAAATTCCCGGGATTCTCCCGCATCGGGAAGGACTACGACTGGCTCGGTGAGGTACCGCCCGAGGACGAGCGATGAACCGAACGTTTGTTCGGCGGGGGCGGCGGTCCGGACGGACCGCCTTTGCATTGCTTTACAGAAACCCGCTTTGCCGCTATAATCGCGAAAAAGTGAGGTGAGGATGGCCTCCCGGGTGCATCTGTTGTGCCTGACCGAGAGCCGCCGGAAAAGCTCCCTGACCCTCTTCGTCCCAATGCTGAGGACTGCCGGCCTGGCCGGCGTCATCGGCGAGGGCGACATCACCGCGATCAAGCTCCACGTGGGCGAGCCGGGCAATCTGGCCTACATCCGCCCCCCCTACGCGGAGGCGGTGGTGGACCTGGTTCGGGAGCTCGGGGGTAAGCCGTTCCTGACCGATTCGACTACACTCTACACCGGCCGGCGCCGCAACGGGCTGGACCTCATGCGCACGGCGGAGCGCCACGGTTTCGCCGGCGTGAACACCGGCGCGCCCTTCCTCCCGGCCGACGGCCTGAAAGGCGACGAGGCCGTAACGGTGCCGTCGCCCGTGGAGGGGAACCCGCCGGTGCACCTGGCCGCCGCCGTGGCCAAGGCCGACACCCTGGTCTGCCTGAGCCACTTCAAGGGCCACGAGTTGACCGGTTTCGGCGGGGCGCTCAAGAACCTGGGCATGGGTTGCTCCACCAAGGCGGGCAAGTTCTACCTGCACAACCAATCCAAGCCCTTCGTGGACGCAAAGCGCTGCACGGGTTGCGGCCGGTGCCTGGAGTGGTGCGCCTCCGAGGCGATAAGAATCGAAGACGGGACCGCCGCAATCCTGGAAACGAGCTGCACCGGCTGCGCCCACTGCCTCATGTCCTGCCCGGAAAACGCCATCCGCTTCAAGTGGGACCGGGCGCCGGCCGAGGTGCAGCGGCGCATCGCCGAGTACGCCGCCGCCCTGGTGAAAACCGTCAGGGGCAAGGTTTTCTTCGTCAACTTCGTCACCGACGTGAGCCCGGCCTGCGACTGCTACCCTTTCAACGGGCCGCCCCTGGTGGCCGACCTGGGCATCCTGGCCGGCACCGACCCGGTGGCCGTGGACGCCGCGAGCTGGCGATTGGTCAACGAGGCCCCCGCCCTACCCGGCTCGGCGGCCGAGGGCGCGGAACCTGGAGAGGACAAATTCCGTCATATATACCGGGACGTGGACGCGGGGGTCCAGCTAGTCGAGGCTCAGAGGCTGGGACTCGGCACGACGGCGTTCGAGCTCGTTCAGGAGGTCGGCCGTGGGTAATCTCCAGTACGGTGAACCGATGCCGCCCGCGAGGAAAAAGGCCGGGATCGCCTTCACCGGGCTGATTCTGGCCCTGGTGATAATCGTCGCCGGCGGGACCTTCCTCCTCACCCAGACCTGTGAAAAGGCCACCGAGGAGGCCGAGGACGCCCAGGAGGTCCTCGTGGAGGCCCCCGACGTGAACCCCGACGGGGAAAACACCCGCGAGCTCGTCTTCTACACCAGTGAAGGGGAGCTCGTCGTCATGCCGAGCGAGGTGGCCGAGGGTGAGGCGCCCGAAGAGCAGCCCCTGGAGCTCCCGCCCGAGCTGGTCAAAATCATGG
The genomic region above belongs to bacterium and contains:
- a CDS encoding FG-GAP-like repeat-containing protein; the protein is MNFTNRSSLRISAVVILTFLLTTSALGVSSKWVARADADIEANRVVESSPCLVDLDNDGRPEVVIGSGGGRVYAYRSSGGSFLISWFVQTGGPVFSSPAAGDIDGDSRPEIVFGSEDGKVYAVENSGTSVPGWPKTTGGSVRGSAVIADLDDNGYADVLIASQDGYLYGWDYRGYALPGFPYNLGAPSESSPTVGDIDDDGRLEILIGDDNGLVHALNHDGTVLEGWPQHTDFSVKSSPALGDLDSDGYLEIVVGSYDFKVYAWRPDGTLMSGWPVTTEYRIFQSSPAFADVDGDGSVEVVIASGDGRVYAFKDDGRLVPGFPLEATTVDGGSPSPIKGSTSIGDIDGNGYIDIVVGAEDGVIYAWETTGIEVSGFPWTGMQGFPIRSTPAIGDLDGNGATEIVYGTNFAGKIECLEMGSGSYRVANQPWPMFLNNPSHVTLFGHGEVPDVTIDPIEGEQTGDIVVHYHIEDRQSDLVDLEVLFTDDSGFYWHYASTTGQVEGLSKSQYNGTLTWHSREDLDHVEDTDIKIKLMPKDQTGLGRAIESSIIHLDNNNPPRVVFEPLEGEQTEDVFIDYRLEDDEADELSFVAEYSIDGGATWHEAWIEGNTDYIDKAHYTDQLWWDSMADLPNLNVDKCIFSVTPSDRDSGERTVLGPFVLDNNQPPSMYVENLTGEQYGGVDISFEVMDEEGDSCSLVCYFSKDFGQTWNEATVEGKLAGVPSSPDGSKGVLVWRSDKDLPALDESAIQFRIIASDLDEGEEDDTVPFQVDNNAPPSARVVDITQEVTGDVLLTFSIDDIEDDICDIVLEYSLDGGSTWKPATTKESIEPLDRSLVRGYDSALPSLTVTWLSVTDADQVDSPGTMLRLTAQDNDVSESPSTTLAFRLDNDAPASLVVDNIIEESTGDIPISYSLDDREHDTLAINAEWSDDGGVTFKPAAVTGQTTGIGPDAYRGEITWNSIKDFDGRDQKNIVFRLTVSDNDIGDTAQTGAFWVDNSEPPSVMLTAITQEVTSDIPVSYKLADREGDPLSIVCEYSDDAGATYKPATVTGQTTGISSSAYAGTIVWNSASDTGGTDQTDIHFRIRPFDNDEGTTGSIGAFQVDNSFEPALTIATVLEGEQTDDIAFDYTLTDVEGDTLSMVAEYSQDGGNYWEPATTTGQLTKLTPELYRGRVVWNSKTDLLGADLNTLVFRLTPADNDPGEESRIGPFHLDNNAVPSAKLDPVQGEQEGDVVIHYSLFDDEGDISAILPEYSADGGSTWKEATTKGLTIAAYTGELVWESVADMDGLDSTQVVFRITPEDNDTGQPGVTPAFQVDDNHVPKVNVADYEREQTGDVEVVYNVNDRENDYVNLKVEYSLDGGATFKPATVTGMTERVGPTPYEGSLVWNSVSDIRGVDSSQVVLRVTPSDNDVGESGQNKAFQVDNSSEPSVTIAAITEEQSGDVVVSYTLADVEGDPLSIVPEFSPDGGKTWKPAMVTGAVEAITQTAYAGRITWQSAVDMDRVDNFQTHFRLRPFDNDEGTSFEIGPFQVDNSDVPSVTVTTPSGEQVKDVTIAYQISDREGDPISIKPEFSRDSGGTWEPATVTGKTEAIAQSGYTGSLVWNSKSDTDQLDLFEVQFRLTPSDNDTGEPYVTSTFQVDNSDAPMVALTPITAEQNGYVKVEYRISDREGDPVTLVPEWSSDGGKTWREATITALADIGQPAGIQPAGYAGSLEWNSKHDTDLVDLETVTIRLTPADNDVGEPSVTGPFRLDNSDVPTIALVTPEGEQTNDVVVAYRISDREGDPISLKPEFSRDRGKTWEPATVTGRTEAIASLDYSSSLVWNSKTDTDMLDLFEVQFRLTPSDNDTGEPISTGVFQVDNSDEPSIVLTDITTEQTTDVTIAYKISDREGDPVNLTPEYSIDGGVTWKEAVVIGTITKIQATAYSGSLVWNSKSNMDTLDSTTVVFRLTPADNDTGAPDQTAPFQVDNSDPPSIQLTDITTEQTKDVTIAYQIADREGDPVSLTCEYSPDGGATWKPAAVTGQTTAIASSGYAGTIVWNSALDVDELDLFQVQFRITPADNDVGELDATVNFQVDNSDPPSVALGAVEAEVFGDIIIPYTLSDREGDPLDILCEFSIDGGSTWRAATVKNATEKLTGAAYSGDVVWDSFTDLFGVDAEDVVFRVTPSDNDVGEAATVR
- the secA gene encoding preprotein translocase subunit SecA — translated: MGLLKKVFGTKFSRDVKRVLPLVDRINAHFDELVNLQDSNFRACFEEADPDAELVGIAQNFTDPELRRWIAALTRWTRGLQRRLREGWNEAKEKGTPEKEYWDEALDDDTLVEAYAGVKTACHVLKKFGASWDVVGHDTVWDMVHFDVQLIGAIFMHRNAITEMATGEGKTLVATMPLYLNALPGRGAHLVTVNDYLAKRDAAWMGGVYNTLGLTVGCIQHDMEPQERRVAYACDITYGTNNEFGFDYLRDNGTATTPEQLVQRGHYFAIVDEVDSVLIDEARTPLIISGPAPESTHRFDKLNPLVRELFRKQHTQVTKLLTEADQLMKDETSESDRLSAEKLLLVRLGSPKNRRLLKILEDPTIQRQIQGVENELMVSKGLSDFKEELFYSIEEKSFATDLTEKGRQALSPGTPERFTMPDIDALMEEVDALEMDPVQKEEHRKTVIDDAALRTEEIQNIIQLCKAYTLYERDVDYVVKDNRVLIVDQFTGRLMPGRRYSEGLHQALEAKEGVQIERETITLATITLQNYFRLYEKLAGMTGTAETEAQEFGDIYKLEVNVIPTNEPVRRVDYDDLIYKSRREKYAAVIEEIEKIRAAGRPVLVGTVSVDVSETLSRLLKRQNIPHSVLNAKQHQSEAEIVREAGQAGRVTIATNMAGRGTDIKLGSGVVWCLYPEDHPLAGKGLCCIRCRRETADGEIHAYECSTCPKILAQCESATQKAPPAAYKMPCGLVVDPGNPPSDDSALRNFSKNTELVPCGLHIIGTERHDARRIDRQLRGRSGRQGDSGSSRFYLSVEDNLMRLFGSERIATAMERAGVEEGEPIFHPLITKTIGTAQKRVEDYHYGVRKRTLEYDDVVNKQREVIYELRRRILEGRELKDHILGLMEEAVEVKLDEIASDDLPADDWDLDGLRGWYMTTFPALLKPEELESTARDKGREGLYETLRFGIEKAYEMRESEYEPDQMHLLERFVLLSHLDTAWKEHLNYLDALREGIGLRSYGQRDPLVEYKKEAFEAFSEMMDTVNDEVVNRFFRYRLTSQTAERARRRQESFANTPEPGAGQQPSSGKTSRKSKLDEEGKKLGRNDPCPCGSGKKYKKCCWDKDHGH
- a CDS encoding Minf_1886 family protein, with protein sequence MSEPLDKFDEVFGDLDHSYSHRAYRFVLAAVGHLVGRLSEPRHITGQELLVGLVDLGRNHFGPLAGEVFAEWGVKKPLDFGKIVFELVRVGLLGKTAEDDLHDFEKFPGFSRIGKDYDWLGEVPPEDER
- a CDS encoding DUF362 domain-containing protein produces the protein MASRVHLLCLTESRRKSSLTLFVPMLRTAGLAGVIGEGDITAIKLHVGEPGNLAYIRPPYAEAVVDLVRELGGKPFLTDSTTLYTGRRRNGLDLMRTAERHGFAGVNTGAPFLPADGLKGDEAVTVPSPVEGNPPVHLAAAVAKADTLVCLSHFKGHELTGFGGALKNLGMGCSTKAGKFYLHNQSKPFVDAKRCTGCGRCLEWCASEAIRIEDGTAAILETSCTGCAHCLMSCPENAIRFKWDRAPAEVQRRIAEYAAALVKTVRGKVFFVNFVTDVSPACDCYPFNGPPLVADLGILAGTDPVAVDAASWRLVNEAPALPGSAAEGAEPGEDKFRHIYRDVDAGVQLVEAQRLGLGTTAFELVQEVGRG
- a CDS encoding SPOR domain-containing protein; the encoded protein is MGNLQYGEPMPPARKKAGIAFTGLILALVIIVAGGTFLLTQTCEKATEEAEDAQEVLVEAPDVNPDGENTRELVFYTSEGELVVMPSEVAEGEAPEEQPLELPPELVKIMEGNGQHTVAGSGSTDGNVTYSVQVGAFGEAENASSLADKLGADGYRAYVVEPLASDEKPLYRVRVGPFHDPEEAAGTAAELQEKYGLSPYIPHQPAQ